A genomic window from Mesorhizobium sp. 131-2-1 includes:
- a CDS encoding sulfate ABC transporter substrate-binding protein — translation MTNPHFKKLLGALVATSVQFGTLGFAFADTTLLNVSYDPTRELYKAYDEAFAAHWKAETGETVTIQQSHGGSGAQARAVIDGLDADVVTLALEGDINAIASKTKKINPDWRTKFENNSAPYTSTIIFLVRKGNPKGIHDWNDLIKEDVQVITPNPKTSGGARWNYLAAWAYASANDGGDEAKTKDFIGKLYSHVPVLDTGARGSTVTFAQKGLGDVLLAWENEAYLALDEFGADNFDIVYPPTSILAEPPVAVVDANVDAKGTRKVAEAYLGYLYSKEGQTLIAKNHYRPAKPDLVPAEDLAKLPTIKLITIDDPLFGGWKKAQPYHFGDGGIFDQIYKPAQ, via the coding sequence ATGACCAATCCTCATTTCAAGAAACTGCTCGGCGCGCTGGTCGCCACATCTGTCCAGTTCGGCACGCTCGGTTTCGCGTTCGCCGACACCACCCTTCTCAACGTGTCCTACGACCCGACCCGCGAGCTCTACAAGGCCTATGACGAGGCCTTCGCCGCGCACTGGAAGGCCGAGACCGGCGAGACCGTGACCATCCAGCAATCGCATGGTGGATCGGGCGCCCAGGCCCGCGCCGTGATCGACGGCCTCGACGCCGATGTGGTGACGCTGGCGCTCGAGGGCGACATCAACGCCATCGCCTCGAAGACCAAGAAGATCAATCCGGACTGGCGCACCAAGTTCGAGAACAATTCGGCCCCCTACACCTCGACCATCATCTTCCTGGTGCGAAAGGGCAACCCGAAGGGCATCCACGACTGGAACGACCTGATCAAGGAAGATGTCCAGGTGATCACGCCGAACCCCAAGACCTCCGGCGGCGCGCGGTGGAACTATCTCGCCGCCTGGGCCTATGCCAGCGCCAACGACGGCGGCGACGAGGCCAAGACCAAGGACTTCATCGGCAAGCTCTATTCGCACGTTCCGGTCCTCGACACCGGCGCGCGCGGCTCGACCGTGACCTTCGCGCAAAAGGGCCTGGGCGACGTGCTGCTGGCCTGGGAAAACGAGGCCTATCTGGCGCTCGACGAATTCGGTGCCGACAATTTCGACATCGTCTATCCGCCGACCTCGATCCTGGCCGAGCCGCCGGTCGCGGTGGTCGACGCCAATGTCGATGCCAAGGGCACGCGCAAGGTCGCCGAGGCCTATCTCGGCTACCTCTACTCCAAGGAGGGTCAGACGCTGATCGCCAAGAACCACTATCGGCCGGCGAAGCCCGATCTGGTGCCCGCGGAGGACCTCGCCAAGCTGCCGACGATCAAGCTGATCACCATCGACGATCCGCTTTTCGGCGGCTGGAAGAAGGCACAGCCTTATCATTTCGGCGACGGTGGTATATTCGACCAGATCTATAAGCCGGCCCAGTGA
- a CDS encoding M15 family metallopeptidase, which yields MRQAIQGIGLCLAQALASAQPASADPLPAGFVRLADVAPSIRQDIRYAGVENFLHRKAEGYDAPICILTRQAAQALAGVEKTLATEGLTLVVFDCYRPARAVTDMGEWTRKGGPPDPQWYPNVARGDLIAKGYVGELSTHSRGSTVDLAIGRAGGGTDPRPACGAAGTDTLDFGTGFDCFDPASETAHRPLAAEAAANRKRLVETMRAGGFRNYAREWWHFTLKDEPFPKQRFDFPVTAP from the coding sequence ATGCGCCAAGCGATTCAGGGCATTGGACTTTGCCTTGCGCAGGCTCTCGCTTCCGCTCAGCCTGCTTCCGCCGATCCCCTTCCCGCCGGCTTCGTCCGTCTTGCCGATGTCGCCCCCTCGATCCGCCAGGACATTCGCTATGCCGGTGTCGAGAATTTCCTGCACCGCAAGGCCGAAGGCTATGACGCGCCGATCTGCATCCTCACCCGGCAAGCGGCACAAGCCCTGGCCGGCGTCGAGAAGACACTTGCCACCGAAGGGCTGACCCTGGTCGTCTTCGACTGCTACCGCCCGGCGCGGGCCGTTACCGACATGGGCGAATGGACGAGAAAGGGCGGACCACCAGACCCGCAATGGTATCCGAATGTCGCGCGCGGCGATCTGATCGCCAAGGGCTATGTCGGCGAACTCTCCACACATTCACGCGGCTCGACCGTCGATCTTGCCATTGGCCGCGCTGGCGGCGGGACCGACCCTCGCCCTGCCTGCGGCGCGGCCGGCACCGACACGCTCGATTTCGGCACCGGCTTCGACTGCTTCGACCCGGCCAGCGAAACCGCCCACCGCCCGCTCGCAGCCGAAGCCGCGGCGAACCGCAAGCGACTGGTCGAGACCATGCGCGCCGGCGGCTTCCGCAACTACGCCCGCGAATGGTGGCATTTCACGCTGAAGGACGAGCCGTTCCCGAAGCAGCGCTTCGACTTCCCCGTCACCGCGCCATAG
- the pbpC gene encoding penicillin-binding protein 1C yields MLSRKFLRRTAIAAASATGALALAVAGLWELDRAYPPPLPAALAVSTEVQDRDGQLLRAFATPDGYWRLETRLDQVDKQFVDMLVAYEDKRFWDHDGVDVLALCRAAGQFVSNGHIVSGGSTLSMQLARLIEPRDSRSLGSKIKQMLRAIQIERRLSKREILERYLTLAPYGGNLEGVRAASLAYFGKEPKRLTVSEAALLVALPQLPEKRRPDRNLDIAHAARDRVLTRMVSIGLLGEREAARAALDDVSSLRRKLPALAAHAAYAMLPKAVPGKPLQLTIRRSVQQGLEQVAREAAARLGPRLSVAMVLADARTGEILGEVGSADFFDASRSGWIDMTKIVRSPGSTLKPFIYGLAFEQGLVAQETIIEDSPADFAGYRPKNFDMGYQGDVSIRQALQLSLNVPAIRVLDAVGPARLTARFRQAGVSPVLPVNEAPGLAIGLGGVGVTLRDLVQLYTGLANGGKAHTLHDGTEPANAERTTATILDDQANWQITDILSGVKSPEGAAQRGIAYKTGTSYGYRDAWSVAFDGRYVLGVWVGRADAGAVPGLSGYVSAAPILFEGFVRSGLAAVPLPGQPAGVHRPKREELPVTLARFGAGSDGLVQATPTEPAPTIVFPPDGARVDLGANSAEASPLVLKLQGGRAPFRWLANGKPLTGIDRRRTATWLPDGAGYSTLTVIDAAGRAASVKVFVE; encoded by the coding sequence ATGCTCTCCAGAAAATTCCTGCGCCGAACCGCCATCGCCGCCGCCTCGGCAACTGGCGCGCTGGCTCTCGCCGTCGCCGGCCTGTGGGAACTCGACCGCGCCTACCCGCCGCCGCTGCCGGCGGCGCTCGCGGTCTCGACCGAGGTGCAGGACCGCGACGGCCAGCTGCTGCGCGCTTTCGCCACGCCCGACGGCTACTGGCGGCTGGAGACTCGGCTCGACCAAGTCGACAAGCAATTCGTCGACATGCTGGTCGCCTATGAGGACAAGCGCTTTTGGGACCATGACGGCGTCGATGTGCTGGCGCTTTGCCGGGCCGCCGGCCAGTTCGTCAGCAACGGCCACATCGTCTCCGGCGGCTCGACTCTGTCGATGCAGCTTGCCCGGCTGATCGAGCCGCGCGACAGCCGCAGCCTCGGCTCCAAGATCAAGCAGATGCTGCGCGCCATCCAGATCGAGCGCCGGCTTTCCAAGCGCGAGATCCTCGAACGCTATCTGACGCTGGCGCCCTATGGCGGCAATCTCGAAGGCGTTCGCGCCGCCTCGCTCGCCTATTTCGGCAAGGAGCCGAAGCGGCTGACTGTTTCGGAGGCGGCACTGCTCGTCGCCCTGCCGCAACTGCCGGAGAAGCGGCGGCCGGACCGCAACCTCGACATCGCCCATGCAGCCCGCGACCGCGTGCTCACCCGCATGGTTTCGATCGGCCTGCTCGGCGAGCGCGAGGCGGCGCGCGCCGCACTCGACGATGTTTCCAGCCTGCGCCGCAAACTGCCGGCGCTTGCCGCCCATGCCGCCTATGCCATGCTGCCGAAGGCCGTGCCCGGCAAGCCGCTGCAACTCACCATCCGCAGAAGCGTCCAGCAAGGCCTGGAGCAGGTGGCGAGGGAAGCCGCCGCCAGGCTCGGGCCTCGGCTTTCCGTCGCCATGGTGCTGGCCGATGCCCGCACCGGCGAAATCCTCGGCGAGGTCGGCTCGGCCGATTTCTTCGACGCCAGCCGCTCCGGCTGGATCGACATGACCAAGATCGTCCGCTCGCCGGGCTCGACGCTGAAGCCGTTCATCTATGGGCTCGCCTTCGAGCAGGGCCTGGTGGCGCAGGAGACCATCATCGAAGACAGCCCGGCCGATTTCGCCGGATACCGGCCGAAGAATTTCGACATGGGCTACCAGGGCGATGTCAGCATCCGCCAGGCGCTGCAGCTATCGCTCAACGTGCCGGCGATCCGGGTGCTCGACGCGGTCGGTCCGGCAAGACTGACGGCGCGCTTCCGCCAGGCGGGCGTCAGCCCGGTGCTGCCGGTCAACGAGGCGCCGGGCCTGGCGATCGGCCTCGGCGGCGTCGGCGTGACGCTGCGCGATCTCGTCCAGCTCTATACGGGCCTCGCCAATGGCGGCAAGGCGCACACGCTGCACGACGGCACCGAGCCGGCCAATGCCGAACGCACAACCGCCACCATCCTCGACGACCAGGCGAACTGGCAGATCACCGATATATTGTCAGGCGTGAAATCGCCGGAGGGCGCAGCCCAGCGCGGCATCGCCTACAAGACCGGCACCTCCTATGGCTACCGCGACGCTTGGTCCGTCGCTTTCGACGGCCGCTACGTGTTGGGTGTCTGGGTCGGCCGCGCCGATGCCGGCGCCGTGCCCGGCCTGTCCGGATATGTTTCGGCCGCCCCGATCCTGTTCGAGGGCTTCGTCCGCTCCGGCCTCGCCGCTGTTCCACTGCCTGGGCAGCCGGCCGGCGTGCACCGCCCGAAACGCGAGGAGTTGCCGGTGACCCTGGCGCGCTTTGGCGCCGGATCGGACGGGCTGGTGCAGGCGACGCCGACCGAGCCCGCGCCGACGATCGTCTTTCCGCCCGACGGCGCCCGCGTCGACCTTGGCGCGAATTCCGCCGAGGCCTCGCCGCTGGTGCTGAAGCTGCAGGGCGGCCGCGCGCCGTTCCGCTGGCTTGCCAACGGCAAGCCGCTGACCGGCATCGACCGGCGCCGCACCGCGACCTGGCTGCCCGACGGCGCCGGCTACTCGACGCTTACCGTGATCGACGCCGCCGGCCGCGCGGCCAGCGTCAAGGTCTTTGTCGAGTGA